Proteins found in one Hevea brasiliensis isolate MT/VB/25A 57/8 chromosome 18, ASM3005281v1, whole genome shotgun sequence genomic segment:
- the LOC110669283 gene encoding peptide deformylase 1B, chloroplastic/mitochondrial, translating to INFVFWFSSPHFNFNIFSHSLCFAAMAARAAGLHTYSPSLTLLLPFFHRQTGLGTSFFCFNRLSSTARLSSTAKLSAAAVRSQAKRGFSFKEDEVASPADLHFEAPLKIVEYPDPILRAKNKRIDMFDENLKKLVDVMFDLMYKTDGIGLSAPQVGINVQLMVFNPVGEPGEGEEIVLVNPRVNKYSKKMVLFNEGCLSFPRIHADVERPESVKIDARDINGARFTVNLSGLPARVFQHEFDHLQGILFFDRMTEEVLDSIRGDLQALENKYEDKTGLLSPERIETRKRKNVAVGFGKS from the exons ATCAATTTTGTTTTCTGGTTCTCATCACCACACTTCAATTTTAACATTTTCAGCCACAGCCTTTGCTTTGCGGCCATGGCGGCTCGTGCGGCAGGCCTCCACACCTATTCACCATCGCTAACGCTTCTCCTTCCCTTCTTCCACCGCCAAACTGGTCTCGGCACTTCCTTTTTCTGTTTCAACCGATTATCTTCAACCGCCCGGCTTTCCTCCACTGCAAAACTTTCTGCAGCGGCGGTTCGCTCTCAGGCCAAGCGAGGCTTCTCATTCAAAGAAGACGAAGTAGCTTCCC CTGCTGATCTTCATTTTGAGGCACCACTCAAAATCGTGGAATATCCGGACCCTATACTGAGGGCGAAGAACAAGCGAATCGATATGTTCGATGAGAATTTGAAGAAGCTGGTGGATGTAATGTTCGATCTAATGTACAA AACTGATGGTATTGGGCTCTCAGCACCCCAAGTAGGAATTAATGTTCAACTTATGGTGTTTAATCCAGTTGGAGAGCCCGGTGAGGGAGAGGAAATCGTTCTTGTCAATCCAAGAGTTAACAAATATTCAAAGAAAATGGTGCTTTTTAATGAAGGCTGCCTATCCTTTCCTAGGATTCATGCTGATGTTGAG AGACCAGAATCCGTAAAGATTGATGCAAGGGACATTAATGGTGCTAGGTTTACTGTCAACTTGTCAGGTCTTCCTGCAAGGGTTTTCCAGCATGAATTTGACCATTTGCAG GGGATTCTGTTCTTTGATAGAATGACTGAAGAAGTTCTTGACAGTATTCGTGGAGATCTACAG GCCTTAGAAAATAAATATGAGGATAAGACTGGACTCCTGAGTCCTGAAAGAATTGAAACGCGCAAAAGAAAGAACGTTGCTGTTGGTTTTGGGAAATCATGA
- the LOC110669290 gene encoding polygalacturonase At1g48100 has translation MKMVRFYLENLSLITILIIAFFVWSSRFESCNARQDKYWRQSKTAPAETVFLQKEKGYGVSHDQSRTFSKFVDYHYIWADETMATNQGQSSATFNVYDYGAKGDGHTDDTKAFEAVWAAACKVEASTIVVPSGSTFLVQPVSFAGPNCAENIIFQLDGKIIAPTSAGAWGSGLLQWIEFTKLKGITIRGKGVIDGQGSAWWHELPTLSPNSEVTGELSKKMPGTKPTALRFYGSTNVTVTGITIQNSPQTHLKFDDCTSVQVSGFTAASPANSPHTDGIHLQNSRDVLIYSTDLACGDDCVSIQTGCSNVYIHNVNCGPGHGISIGGLGKDNTKACVSNVNVRDVAMQNTLTGVRIKTWQGGSGSVQGITFSNIQVSGVETPIMIDQFYCDGSKCSNKSSAVAVSNINYVDIKGTYTRNPVHFACSDNLPCTGVSLDSIELKSVGEDSQPFCWNTYGELKSVTVPPINCLQSGKSRKPIVHC, from the exons ATGAAAATGGTCCGTTTCTATCTAGAAAACCTTTCACTCATCACCATCCTCATCATTGCCTTTTTTGTTTGGTCTTCAAGATTTGAATCTTGCAATGCAAGACAAGACAAGTACTGGAGGCAAAGCAAAACTGCCCCAGCAGAGACTGTTTTTTTGCAGAAAGAAAAAGGTTATGGTGTTAGCCACGACCAAAGCCGTACCTTCTCAAAGTTTGTGGATTATCATTACATTTGGGCTGATGAAACTATGGCAACAAACCAAGGACAGAGCTCTGCCACTTTCAATGTCTATGACTATGGTGCTAAAGGTGATGGGCATACCGATGATACAAAG GCATTTGAGGCTGTATGGGCAGCTGCTTGCAAAGTAGAGGCATCAACAATTGTTGTTCCATCTGGGTCTACTTTCCTTGTCCAACCAGTATCTTTTGCAGGTCCTAATTGTGCAGAAAACATTATATTTCAG TTGGATGGCAAGATCATAGCTCCTACTAGTGCTGGAGCTTGGGGATCAGGGCTTTTACAATGGATTGAGTTCACAAAACTGAAAGGGATCACAATCAGAGGTAAAGGTGTCATTGATGGACAAGGTTCAGCCTGGTGGCATGAACTACCAACACTTAGTCCAAACTCGGAG GTAACCGGTGAGCTCAGTAAAAAAATGCCTGGCACCAAGCCAACA GCTCTAAGGTTCTATGGAAGTACTAATGTGACTGTCACTGGCATAACAATTCAAAACAGCCCTCAAACTCACCTCAAATTCGATGATTGCACAAGTGTTCAGGTTTCTGGTTTCACTGCTGCATCCCCTGCGAACAGCCCACACACAGATGGAATTCACCTGCAGAACTCCCGAGATGTGCTCATTTACAGCACAGATCTTGCTTGTG GGGATGACTGTGTATCTATTCAAACTGGATGTTCAAATGTTTACATACACAATGTAAATTGCGGACCTGGACATGGCATTAGCATCGGAGGGCTTGGAAAAGACAACACCAAAGCTTGTGTTTCAAACGTCAATGTCCGGGATGTTGCAATGCAAAACACATTAACTGGTGTCAGGATAAAGACATGGCAG GGAGGCTCAGGCTCAGTACAAGGCATCACATTCTCAAACATTCAAGTTTCTGGAGTTGAAACTCCAATCATGATTGACCAATTCTACTGTGATGGCAGCAAATGCTCAAATAAATCTTCAGCTGTGGCTGTGTCAAATATAAACTATGTGGACATAAAAGGCACATATACAAGAAATCCTGTACACTTTGCATGCAGTGACAACTTGCCATGTACTGGTGTATCACTAGATTCTATAGAGCTGAAGTCAGTCGGAGAAGATTCCCAACCTTTCTGTTGGAACACATATGGAGAACTGAAAAGTGTAACTGTCCCTCCAATTAACTGCTTGCAATCGGGCAAATCAAGAAAGCCCATTGTTCATTGCTGA